One window of Nymphaea colorata isolate Beijing-Zhang1983 chromosome 1, ASM883128v2, whole genome shotgun sequence genomic DNA carries:
- the LOC116251857 gene encoding bidirectional sugar transporter SWEET4-like, producing the protein MVSADTARTVVGIIGNVISFGLFLSPLPTFVQICKKGAVEQFSPLPYLATLLNCMLWILYGLPIVHPHSLLVITINGCGFAIELVYLMLFLIYSDRKQRLKIAVYLVLEFAFVAAVSAAVILLAHTHDRRSLIVGSLCVFFCCMMYAAPMSVMKLVIRTKSVEYMPFFLSLASFANGICWTAYALIRFDLFITIPNGIGTVLGLMQLALYATYYKSTKKILEERKKVTKGGDQVYLAEVVVSKEPAKSGNAIYDANGAMK; encoded by the exons ATGGTTTCCGCTGACACTGCCCGCACTGTTGTTGGCATCATAG gaaaTGTCATTTCATTTGGGTTATTCTTGTCACCTCT GCCAACGTTTGTACAGATATGTAAGAAAGGCGCGGTGGAGCAGTTCTCGCCTCTGCCGTACCTGGCAACTCTCCTGAACTGCATGCTGTGGATTCTGTACGGCCTCCCTATCGTTCATCCACACAGCCTGCTGGTGATCACAATCAATGGCTGCGGCTTCGCGATCGAGCTCGTCTACCTGATGCTCTTCCTCATCTACTCGGATAGGAAGCAGAGACTCAAGATCGCCGTGTACTTGGTGCTGGAGTTTGCCTTCGTGGCGGCGGTCTCGGCAGCGGTCATCCTGCTGGCTCACACCCACGACCGCCGCTCGCTCATCGTCGGCAGCCTCTGCGTCTTCTTCTGCTGCATGATGTACGCAGCTCCCATGTCGGTGATG AAACTGGTGATCCGGACTAAGAGTGTGGAGTACAtgcccttcttcctctctctggcTTCCTTCGCCAACGGCATCTGCTGGACGGCCTACGCGCTCATCCGCTTCGACCTCTTCATCACT ATTCCAAACGGGATAGGCACCGTGCTGGGGCTCATGCAGCTGGCTCTGTACGCGACGTACTACAAGTCGACGAAGAAGATTttggaggagaggaagaaggtgaCGAAGGGAGGCGATCAGGTGTATCTGGCGGAGGTGGTGGTTTCCAAGGAGCCGGCGAAGAGCGGCAACGCCATCTACGATGCCAACGGCGCCATGAAATAA
- the LOC116246101 gene encoding homeobox-leucine zipper protein ATHB-12-like, with the protein MDAYQKKARGDALLGCFAKEQPPRPYKKRLSEEQVKFLEMSFSLEKKLEPQRKVQLAYDLGLHPRQVAIWYQNKRARWKTQRLELDYNSMKLQMESVVSEKRRLEKEVARLGAELQCARELLKKNCGIELRGFDEECGSAVEGKSSEESGRKEEEDAGSSGGGGGSGAGGVKMENGAVSMEDLYACLVGFEGHPHGKLQFYDLF; encoded by the coding sequence ATGGACGCCTATCAGAAGAAGGCGCGCGGGGACGCCCTGCTGGGATGCTTCGCCAAGGAGCAGCCGCCCAGGCCTTACAAGAAGAGGCTCAGCGAGGAGCAGGTCAAGTTCTTGGAGATGAGCTTCAGCTTGGAGAAGAAGCTGGAGCCGCAGAGGAAGGTCCAGCTCGCCTACGATCTGGGCCTGCACCCGCGGCAGGTCGCGATCTGGTACCAGAACAAGAGGGCGAGGTGGAAGACGCagaggctcgagctcgactacaACTCCATGAAGCTGCAGATGGAGTCGGTGGTGTCGGAGAAAAGGAGGCTGGAGAAGGAGGTGGCCAGGCTCGGCGCCGAGCTCCAGTGCGCCAGGGAGCTGCTCAAGAAGAACTGCGGCATCGAGCTCCGGGGCTTTGACGAGGAATGCGGGTCGGCCGTCGAGGGAAAGAGCAGCGAGGAGAGTGgtagaaaggaggaagaagacgccGGCAGCAGCGGCGGTGGTGGCGGCAGCGGCGCCGGCGGAGTGAAGATGGAGAATGGTGCTGTCAGCATGGAGGATTTGTACGCTTGTTTGGTAGGTTTCGAGGGACATCCCCACGGGAAGTTGCAGTTCTATGATCTATTCTAG